The sequence GCTTTGTAGACAGAATCAATGTCATCCGTATAAAAGCATACTTCCGAGATAGATGTCGTAAACAAGTCTGATTGTTCTTTGTGGATTTTGCTGTCTACAAATTGAATCAATTCAACAGGCGGTGTTTCAATATTCTCAGAACCATTCAAATAAGCAACCCTTGCCTTACAATTTTTCTTTTGAAACATTTTATCTGTCTCTTCGCCAACCATCATGATTTCTCCTTGATATTTAAGTCCAAGTATATCTCTATAAAATGCAATTGATTTATCTAAATCTGAAACCGTCAATCCTACATGATATATTCTTCCAACCATTTACTATTCCTCCTTAACAAATGATAAATACCGATTTGCAAAACACATTCTTTTTTACATAGGCGCAGTATACCACATTTCCTGTGCCTATGCGATATCATTTAATGCTTATTCCGATATGAACTCATCTTCTCCACAGTGACCTCCGGATAAAAGTAAGTAAGAATCGTTGCTTTCGGAACTCCTGCGGCAAGTGCTTTTTTCACCTCTTCCTTCTGCTCCGGCGTATATGACCAGTGCAGCATTCGGTTAGTGATGTTCTTTCTTTGGTTATGAAGCTTAATGAACAATCTTCATTGAAAATATCTGCTGATAAGGATAACAGATTGCTTTTATTTAATGAATGTATTAAAAAAATCCGCTAAATTGCGGATTTTTTCTTTAATCTCTTGACCTATGTTTAAATTATACAGGAAGCTTTTCTGTATTTAAGAGGTGATACCCCATACATTTTCTTAAAGCTGCGTATAAAGTAGCTCACATTCTGATATCCACTGCACATTGCAACCTCAGTAACGGATGTTGCTGATTCCTCCAATAGCTGTCTGGCATGCTCCAGCCTGAGATGATTGATATACTGCGACAGAGTAATATGAAAATGCTCTTTAAAGTAGCGTGATATGTATTTTTCTGACAAATGAAACTGTGCACCAAATTCCTTCAGTGAAATTTCCCTTGTATAGTTTTGCCGGATATACGTTATCATTTCTTTTTCTATTGTGTTGGTGCCATTT is a genomic window of [Eubacterium] eligens ATCC 27750 containing:
- a CDS encoding VOC family protein gives rise to the protein MVGRIYHVGLTVSDLDKSIAFYRDILGLKYQGEIMMVGEETDKMFQKKNCKARVAYLNGSENIETPPVELIQFVDSKIHKEQSDLFTTSISEVCFYTDDIDSVYKALIENHVECLSEPQYFDFRADGFGESRAFYFRDPDGIILEMMQPL